From the Halobacteriovorax sp. GB3 genome, the window TAAAAAGGGATAAAATAATAAAATCTGGACATCCAGAATTGTATATTGATTATCATATTAAAAAAGGCGAATCTTTTCTATGAAGTGGAATATTAGACCGATAGAACTCAAGTTAAAGTTTGACTGGAAAATTTCAAGATCAACGAGCTTAGAGAAAAAAAATTTCATCATAGAGATTGAAGAAGGTGATTATAAAGCATTTGGCGAGATAGCTCCTAATCTTCATTTTGAGGAAACTCCAGAAAGAGTAATTGAAGAATTTGAATTATTTTTAAATGAGAAACCTGAAAAATTTGAATCGATTGAAGAGTTAACGAAATTTTTAAAGAGTTGCTCTTATTGTAATGCTTTAAAGTTTGGTCTTGAATCAGCGTTCGTTGACTATATTGCAAGAATCAGTGATCTTTCGAAGCATCGTTTACTTGGAACGAATACTATTTCACAGATTGAAACATCTTTTTCTGTCCCGATTATGGAAAAAGAGAAAGTTGAATCTTTTATCGCGACACATGATCTAAATCGTTTTTCTAGCTTAAAAATTAAAGTTGAAAAAGTAGAAGATAGCACTTTTGTTCATGAGGTTTTAACTCATTATCAAGGACGCATTCGCATTGATGGAAATGAGTGTTTTAAAAGTGCTCATGAGGTCATCGAATTTCTTAAAGGCTTTGATTATTCAAGGCTTGATTTCATCGAGCAGCCACTTCCTGCTTCTGCCCATGAAGAGGCCCTCGATCTTAAGGAAGTTGCTCCTGTTCTTATCTTTGCAGATGAATCTATCACAAATAATGAAATCACTGACTATTACAAAGAAAGATTTCACGGTGTGAATATAAAACTAATGAAGGCCGGAAGTTATTTTCAGGCATTAAAGCAACTTAGAAGAGCTAAGGAAATGGGTTTAAAGACAATGCTTGGCTGCATGATCGAATCATCTCTTGGTATCTCGCACGCCTTCGCTATCGCTGAAGGTTTCGACTATATTGACCTCGATGGCTCACTTCTCCATGAAGGGGATGAATTTGGTCTCATTACGGAAGAAAAAGGTCGCCTATTTTCATCTGAACTGCATTAAAAGAATGCAAGTATAGCTGTGTTGCGTCAGGAAGTTTCGTCCGATTCTTGAACCTAATTCTTAGGACTTTAGAATATTGATAGAGATTGTATTAAGGAGTTCAATTTGCGCCATATAAAAATAGTCGGATTAAGTTTACTTGTTGCTTCATGTTCAGGGATTCAACCTAAAAAACCAGGTTCGCAAAATTATGTAACGAAATCTGAAATAAGAGAGATCATTCAAGATGCAATGAGACCTCAAAGTGTTGCTGTTGCCACTCAAAATACAGTTTCCAAGCCTGCTTCAAAAGAGGTTGAAGAGAATGAGCCTGAAGAGCAAGCATTTGATGTTGATAACACGGAAAGTGGGACTACTCATTTTGATCCAAAGAACGAGCTGAATCTAGAGTACTCACCAAAGCTTTTTAATTTCTGGGTGAATTACTTCACAAAAAGAGAGAAAAAGAGATTTGCTCGTCACATGAGAAATGGTCAGCTCTATCGTGAAATCGTTCGTGAGACTTTTAAAAAGCATGGTTTACCAGAAGACCTCTTCTTTGTTGGTCTTATTGAAAGTGGATTTAACACTCATATCCGCTCACACGCTTCTGCAGTTGGTCCTTGGCAATTTATTAGAGGAACGGCTTTAAGATATGGACTAAGAGTTGAAAGATCGGTCGATGAAAGAAGTAATATTCATAAGGCTTCAGAAGCAGCTGCTGGATACTTTAAAGATCTCTATAATATTTTTGGTTCTTGGGAACTCGCTCTTTGTGCTTATAATGCTGGAGAGTATCGAATTATCAATGCGATTAGAAAAGGTAATACAAGAGACTATAGAGAGCTTGTTAGAAAGAAGCTTATTCCAAAAGAGACAATTTACTACGTTCCAAAAGTTGCGGCCGCTAGAGAAATTTACAACAATCTTTCAAAGTATAAATTTACCAATATCACTAATGATGGAACGATATTCACTGAAAGTGAAATTCAAACAATTAGTGGTTCATTTGACTTAAAGTCTTTAGCATCTCATCTAGGGCTTAGTTACAACGAGATGAGAAAACTCAATCCCGATTTCAAGTATCGTCAAGTAAGATCAAGAAGAGGGAAGGTTCGCGTTGTTGTTCCTAAAAATAAAGTCGAAAGAGTTGCTAGTTTTTCTCCAAAGAAGGGACGTTTTTATACAGATCTTCCAGAATATCACTATGTGAAAAGAGGAGAGTCTCTTTACTCGATTGCTAAACGTTATGGAACATCTATTAAAACACTCAAAAGAAGTAACGGTTTAAAGAAGAGTTTTATCTATACGGGACAAAAGTTGATTCTTCCTGGATCTGATTCTAGCTCACCAAAAAAAGTTGCAAAAATAAAAGTTCACAGAGTTAGATCAGGTGAGTCGTTAACTGTTTTAGCTAAGAAATATGGAACTTCAGTTTCAAAAATTAAGAGCATTAATAGACTTAAAAGAAATACTCTTTATAAAGGCGAGAAGCTTAGAGTTCCAGCTTCGACAGTTTCACATGAAACATATGTTGTACGAAGAGGTGATAATCTTTTTAAAATTGCTCGTAAATTCAGGACATCGATTCAAAAAATTGCTAGTATAAATTCTCTGAAAAACAATAGAATTTATTCGGGACAAAGGCTTTTTATCCCGAGAGGATAAAAAATGAAAATAGGATACGATGGTAAAAGGGCCTTTCATAATTTTAGAGGTCTAGGAAATTACAGTCGACTTATGATTGAGGGGCTTGATCAATTTGCCCCTCAAAATCAATACCATCTCTTCACTCCTGATTTTAAATCTAAAAGGGCCATGGATTGGCAAAAATCACTTAGCGATCAAGTCATCACGCATACTCCTAAAACATTTCTTTCAAAAATCTCTCAAAGCCTTTGGAGAAGATCACAACTGGCCTATCTGTCAGAGAGTTTAGAACTTGATATTTTTCATGGACTGTCACATGAATTACCAATAGGCATAGAAAGAACGAAAGTTAAGAGTGTCGTTTCTATGCACGATCTCATTTTTATGAGATATCCTGAGTTTTTCCCATGGATTGATCGCTTTACTTACAAGAGAAAGTTCACTCATTCTGTAGAAGTTGCAGATTGCGTTCTCGCTATTTGTGAGCAGACAAAGAGAGACCTCATTGAGTTTTTAAATGTACCTGAGAGTAAGATAAAGGTGCATTATCAAAGTTGTGATCCTCATTTTTATAATCGAGTATCAGACGAATTTAAAGAGGATGTTCGTAAAAAATATGAGCTTCCAAGAAGCTATATTCTCTCTGTTGGAGCAATTGAGCAGAGAAAGAATGCTCTTTCACTGGTTAAGGCATTTGATAAAGTTAAAAATAAAATTAATGAAGATTTAGTTCTTGTTGGAAATGGTAAGGCCTATAAAGAGCAAATTGTAGATTATATTTCAAAAAATAATTTAGAAAATAGAGTTCGTATTTTACACGGCATCCCTTTTTCTGAGCTACCGGCCTTTTATCAAATGGCCAAGCTATTTTGTTTTCCTTCTCATTTTGAAGGATTTGGGATACCTCTTATTGAATCACTTTTTGGTGGGACTCCTGTATTAACATCAATGGGAAGTTGCTTTCCTGAAACTGTAGGTGAGGATCAGCTTTTTATCGATCCAAACCGCATTGAGAGTATTGAAGATGGCCTTTTGCAATTACTCACGAACGAAGATCTAAGGCTAGAAAAATTAAGTCTTGGAATGAAGCATGTTGAAAAATTTAGAATTGAAAATACGACGAAGAAATTATTAGACCTCTATAGAGAGGTCTAATAAATTTAATTTTCAGTAATAAGTGAGATGTTGGCCAAGTTATTTGCTTTAAGCTTGTCCAAAAGAATGACGACTCTTTCGTAACGAACATTCTTATCGACTCTAAGTTCAATTGGAGTATCTTTTTTAGTTACATCTTTTAACTTTGAATCGATTTGCTCTAACGGCATTTTTGCACCATTATAAGCAATTTCTTTCTCTGAGAGCTCAATGTAAATATTCTCTTTTTTCGTCTCTACCGATTCACCTTTACTTGCCTTTGGAAGATTGAGCAGTAGTGCCAATTCATCTTTTTTAAAGACCGTTGAAGTCATAAAAAAGATGAGTAGAAGAAAGACAACGTCAATCATTGGGGTGATGTCTGGAGGTAAGACTTCTCTTGTACGCTTGCGCATTAAAGTACCTTTTTAATGATTTTCTTTTCTAGAGTTGTCTCTAAGTTATCAAGCATTCCAATAAGGTAGTTGTGTCCAATATAATGTGGAATCGCAACGATCATTCCACCAACTGTTGTTATAAGGGCCATTGAAATCCCTTGAGCGAATGATGATGGATTATTGAGTCCTGTTTGAGACATAACTCTAAAGGCAATGAGTACACCAAGAACTGTTCCAAGAAGACCTAGAAGAGGTGAAATGGAAGCGATGATCTTAACAGTATTTAAACCTCTTTCCATATTAGAGATATATGTTTGTAGTTCTTGTTTTGCAACTTCGATAATTGAATTAGAATCTTTACTTTCGTAGTCATCTCTTACTCTCTTTCCTAGATCGTCTGAGATTTGTTCAGTCATTTTCTTTTCTTTTGCAAAAATGATGAATTTTGTAAGCATGATAGCAAGACCGACAATATTGAGGGCCAAAAGAATATACATGATAACTCCACCTTGGTGGATGTAATCGATAACGCGCATGAGTTCTCCTTAACTTTAAGTTCGGCGTGCAAAATAGTAATTCTATTTTTCTACAGTTTTACTCGCTTGGCAAATTGTTGAAGAGAACTCTTTTGCTTTTAAAGGTGATTTTGAATAACTTTCAGGGCATCAATCCATGTGAAGATACCTATTAGTTGACCGTTTTGTACAACCATTGCTGAGCTCAGTTTCTTTTCGGCCATGTCTTTGCATACATCTTTTACAAGGGCCTCTTTGATAACAGTGTAGGGATCATCAGTGTAGGCATCATCTACTTTGAGATCTTTTAAATCTATTTTTTCGTAAGACTCAATAAAGCGAATATCTCTTTCTGAGAGCATTCCTGTTAATTTTCCACCTTCCATAACCGGTAGGTGTCTTACGTTATGCTCTTTCATTTTCTCTAGCGCAAAAGATAGGCTCTGTCCGCTGGCAACTGAGAGTGGAGCCTCTGTCATAACTTGTTCAATTGTAATCATATAATCTCCCTTTTATACGAGAGAATTTTACATGTTCTGTGATTGAAGAAATATGATCTAGCTCATAATAAGAGTTAATTGAGGAGGGGCTAGGAGTGGATAAACATCATTTCATAATTAGATACAAGATAGGGTTGTATGATAAAAAATTGATACCATATTTATAGTGAAAAGGAGGACAATAAGGCCCTTCAAAAGGAATCCAAAATAGGAGGTTCTATGAAAGTTCAAGTTGCCTATCATGGTGTCGATCACTCACAAGCTCTTGATTTCTTCGTTAGAGAGAAATTAGATAGAGCAAAAAAACTCTTTAGTCGTGCTAGTGATGTTGATTGTGTAGTAGCACGTGATGGCAATAATTATAGTTTTTCACTCCACTATAAAGGTCATGGATTAGATGAACATGTTAGAGCTAAAGGTAATAGCGTTCATCGCTCAGTTTCTGAAGGGGTTCACAAACTGAAAAATAGACTTCGTGGCTTCAAATCTAAAAAACATTCCCACCGCTAAACCCCCCACGCCATATATCTAGAGGGCCCCGCAAGAGGGGCCCAGTCTTTTAAAGTAAATTAGTCAGTCTTAAATCTCTAAACTTAGGGGCAAATATTTCCGTAGAGAGATTGAGGGACAAGGTAGTCCCCATATGAGCGAATTTTTGGGATTCAAGGATGAAAGTCAATACAAATCCGCTCTCTTTACTGGCCCAAAGAAGGCTGGGACAAGTTGCCCGTAGGCAAGAAGAAGAGAGCCTAAGATTATCTAGTGGAAATAGAGTTTATCGTGCCGCATTCGATCCGGCAGGACTCGCTATATCTGCAAAGCTCAATGCCAAGTCAGTTTCCAATCTTCAAGCACAAAGAAACGTTAATGATGGAGTTTCACTTTTACAAGTGGCAGAAGGAACTCTGGATACTCTTCATAAAATTGGTGGTCGTCTAAGAGAGCTGGCCATGCAAGCAGCTAACGACACAGTTGGTGTTCATGAAAGAGAAATTGCAAATAGAGAGTTTGTCAGTCTTAAGGATGAAGTTAAGCGACTGACAAGTTCAACAAAGTTTAATGGAAATCATATCCTTAATGGTAAGGGCAGTGTTTATGATATCCAAATTGGTGTGAACAATAATAATCGTGAAGATAGAGTTAGTTACAACTTAGAAGATGTTTTAAAGTCGGCGAATAATTTTGGTCTTGCTAGTGTTAATATCACTTCTAAGGTTGGTGCTCAAAATTCTTTTAGGGCCATTGATGGTATGCTTGAGGAGATTTCTTCTAGTAGAGCGAAACTTGGTAGTGCGATGAATCGCATGACATCATCTTTGAATAATCTACAAATTCACCGTGAAAATGTTGAAAAGAGTAAGAGTAAAATTCAAGATGCAGATGTTGCTAAAGAGGCAAGTGATCATGCAAAAGATGAGATCATCAAAAATGCTACACTGGATATGTTAAGACTTGTGAATCAATCACCTTCACATGTTGCCAAGTTGCTTGGTTAATCAATCAAGATAGGTACTGAGGAAAAGTAGCGGTAAAACTAGTTCCTTTGCCAATTTCACTTTCTACTTTTATTTCACCTTTATGTTTTCCAACAATATGCTTAACAATTGAAAGACCAAGACCTGTTCCACCTGATTTTCTATCTCTTGCTTCATCAACGCGATAAAACCTTTCAAAGAGCCTTTCATGGTGTTTTTTCTCAATTCCTGGACCATTATCTGAAATTTTAAGAATGATATAGCGAAATTGCTCATCGACTTTTTGAGTCCATGAGATCTTAATCTCTCCACTATCTCCAATATATTTATAAGCATTTTCAACTAAGTTTGTTATAACCTGTTCAAGAAGAGCAGCATTCGCAAATATAGAATCAGCTTCGTAGTGAGTATCAATTGTTACTTCTTTATCTCTGTATGATTGCCTTACATTTGAGATAACTTGTTCTGTTATTTCAGGAAGTGGAATATCTGACTTATCAATCTTTCCCTTTGACTCAATAACAGAGAGATTCAAAATATCTGAGAATAGGTGGGTGAGCCGATCGCTATTGTGCTCAATTTTAGACATGCACTCGTTGGCCAACTCTTCATTTTGCATACCGAATTGTTTTAAAGTTTGAACATAACCTTTCATTGCTGTCAGAGGGGTACGAACTTCGTGTGAGACATTAGCAACAAAATTTTCTCTCATTTGCTCCGTTAGTATACGATCAGTTACTTCTCTAAAAACACAGACGACACCATAGATATTGTCTTCACTAATACTAATTGGTGAAACCGTGATGTCGAAGTAGGCATCGTGCTTTTTTCCTTTGATTTGGAGAAGAGTTGAGTTGAGATGATTCGTACTCTTCTTCTCAATAGACTCATTAATAAGCATATTAATGTCTTCGTGGTTAAAATAGTCTTGAAGAGAGTTTTTCCTAAGCTCATCAGGGCCCATTCCAAGATGCTCAACAGGTAAAAAGTTTTTAATAAAGTGTTTGTTGGCAAAGAGGATTTTTCCATCGTGCCTAACGGCAAGAATAGATTCTGAAATTGATTCAAGAAGACTTGTTTTGATAACATATTCACGATTCAATTTGAATGAGAGTCTGTTTCTATCCCATTGAGTGGAGTCGATCGTTTTAGAAATTAACTCCCATTCATCATCATAATGAGAGTTTTCATTGATCTCTTTATCTGTCGTTGAAATTTTTGAAAGAATCTTTTGTAGTGGTGTTGATGCTTTTAGACTCCCATAGAGCGAGATAACGGCGATCGCAATCAGCACTGGCAAAAGAAAGAGAATGATAATCATATCTAACTTTGCAACGGCCTCATGAAGCTTAGCTAGTGGAAATGAAAGTCGAAGAATATACTCTTGATTTGAAGCATTTCGAAGTCTGATGGCACTATATATTCTCTGGTCTTTCATTGTGTCACTATAGCGTACACTTGAACCCTTACCCTTATTAAGGGCCTCGATAAATTCCGGCCTATCTTCGTGGTTGTTAAGATGAGATCGCGTAACTTTAGAGTCACACATAACAACACCAAGGGTGTTGATGAGAGTCACTCGGTTATCATTTTTTTCACTTAACTCACTACACCAGACTCTTGGATTGAGATCTGAGTAATAAAATGATTGCTTAATTAATTGAAGAGAATCTTCAAGCTGTTCAATACTTTGATTCGTAATGTAGTTTTTTAGATAGTAGCGAGCAACTCCAGCCGTTACTAAAATAATAAGGACAGCTGTGATGATTTGAATTAAAGCAATTTTTCTAAAGAACTTCCAAGGAAGCTTTTGCTTTGTCTGTTCGCCGTTAAGAAGTTGCTCTAGTTGTGGCATAGTTATTCTTTAAAGTCGCTTGATACTCTGTAACCAATCCCTCGTATCGTTTCAACGATCTTAGAGTAGGGACCAAGCTTCTTGCGTAAACCAAAAATATGAGTGTCAATAGTCCTGTCTGTTACATGCACTGGACCATCTTGAATTTCAGAAACGAGTTGATTTCTTGTCATCACTTTTCCAGGCTCTTTCATAAAAGTGCAAAGAAGCTTGTATTCAGAGAGAGTTAGCTCAACTTCATTGCCTTCAAGCCAGACTTTACATTGATTGGTATCAATTTTTAATTCTTGAATTTGAAGAACAGATTCATCAGTAGGCTTTTGTTCAATTGATTTAATATGATCAACTCTTCGGGATAAAGAGCGAACTCTTGCCATGAGAACATTGATGTCAAAAGGTTTTGTTATATAGTCATCAGCTCCAGCATCGAGCCCTTCAACAATTTGTTCAGGCTTTGTTAGTGCTGTAACCATGAGGATTGGTTTCTTTTTGGTTCTTTGGTACATTCTAAGAAACTTGCAGATTTCCAAACCGTTTGTTCCAGGTAGCATACGATCGAGAATAAATAGATCAATGTCTTCCTCATCTGATTGGATGTAACTAAGTGCTTCGGCTCCATCGGAAATAACTGTGACTTTAGATCCTGTCGTTAGAAGTTGAATTTTTAACAGGTCACTAATATCTTTTTCATCTTCAACAATAAGTACGTGCTTCAAAGTATTCTCCCCGCTGTCGCAGATTAATTGTCCGGATTATGCCTGATATCATCACCTGATTCAAGGAATATAATATCTTCTGCAATATTTGTAATATGATCGCCAATTCGCTCAAGGTTTTTCGATATTCTCATAATGGCCATGGCCTCTTCAAAAGGAAGTTCGTTAGCATGAGAGACGATTTCTTGAATGTTTTCTTTGTTTATTTCATTGATATGTTCATCGAATTTAATGACTTCAGTCGCAAGGTGAGTGTCCTTTTCTTTAAAGGCCTTAAGGCAACTCGTGTAGTTGTTCATAACATTGTCATAAAGACTTTTAAGACCTGGTCTCTCTGATTTTATCTTGCGAAGGTAGCGTTTAATATTGACGGCTTGATCTCCAATTCGCTCGAGTTCTGAGTTCATTTTCATAACGGCCAAGGCCATGCGAAGATCTTTTGCGTGTGGGTTCATTAGGGCAATATATTTGAAAACTTTATCATCAATGTCTTTGTGATATTGATTGATTCGTCTCTCTATTTCGAAAAGTTGTTCTAAAGTGACATCCGCTTCTTGAGATGCTTTTAGAATCATCTCAACTTCACTGGCCATGTCTAAAGCAATTTGTTTAATATCGTTTCTAGTTAATTCCATAAAGGCCTCTTATCCAAATCTTCCCGTAACATAGTCTTCAGTTTTCTTTTCTTTCGGATTGGTGAAAATATCCGTACTCAAACCATTTTCAATTAATTCTCCAAGAACGAAGAAACTTGTATAATCTGAAATTCTCGCAGCTTGTTGCATATTGTGAGTTACAACAATAACGGTATAATCTTCTTTTAATGCACTCATGAGATCTTCAATCTTAGCTGATGCAATTGGATCGAGTGCCGATGTTGGCTCATCCATTAAAAGTACTGGAGGGTTTACTGCTAGAGCTCTTGCGATACAAAGTCTCTGTTGCTGACCCCCTGAAAGAGAAGTTCCATCTTTGTTGAGCTTATGTTTTACTTCTTCCCAAAGTGCAGCTTTTTTTAAACATAATTCAGCTTGCTCTCTAAGGTAGGCTTTATTTTTAATTCCTTGTAGACGAAGACCAATCACGACATTGTCAAAAATACTCATGGCCGGAAATGGATTGGGCTTTTGAAAAACCATTCCAATCTTTCTTCTTAAAACAACGGGATCCATCTTTGGGTCAAAAATATTAACACCATCAAGAATGGCCTCGCCACTTAAACGAGCCCCCGGGACTTCCTCGTGAATTCTATTGAGACAACGAATGTAGGTTGATTTACCACATCCAGATGGTCCAATAATTGCGTTAATCGTATTTTTCTTATAGTCGAGACTAATACCTTTGACGGCATGAAAATCTCCAAACCAGGCATTAAGGTCTTTAACTTCTAAAATATTTTCGTCATTCATTTTTATTTCCTCTTGTAATCTTTAATCTCAAAGACAAGTCGCGCCGTGAGATTGAGGCCAAGAACAATAAGTATTAAAACAAAGGCCGCTGTCCAGGCCTGTGCTTGCCAGTCATCAAAGGGAGAAATGGCATAGTTATAAATTTGTACTGGCAGTGATGCCATTGGTTCTTTGACGTTGTAGGAGAGATAGAGACTTCCAAATGCTGTAAAGAGCAGTGGAGCTGTTTCTCCTGCGGCCCTAGAGATAGCGAGAATAATTCCTGTAAAGAGCTTTGATAGTGATCCTCTTACAATGATAAAGAAGATAACTTTCCAGCGTGGGATTCCAAGAGCAAGTCCGGCTTCGCGAACATGATTTGGAACGAGTTTTAAGATTTCTTCCGTAGATCTCGTTACGATTGGTAAAATAATAAGTGAAAGACTTAAAGCACCAGCTAGAGCTGAAAAGCTTTTAAAGGGAACGACAACTAAAAGATATCCAAAAATTCCAATAACAATTGAAGGCACTCCAGCTAAAAGATCTGTCGCAAAGCGAAGAGCCGTTTGAATTGGTCCTTTTTCAAACTCTGATAAAAGAACACCTGCAAGGATTCCAACAGGTATTGAGATGAGTGAGCCAAGAGTGACCATAATAAATGTTCCAACAATGGCATGAAGCATCCCACCACCAGGTTCTCCAACTGGTTTTGGTATTTCTGTAAAAAAGTCGAGGTTTACTCCACTTGCCCCTTTTCCAAGAAGATAGAGGACAACGAGAAAGAGGGGAGCAATGACAATCAATGCACTTAGGACGAGGGCCATGTGGAAGAGCTTGTTTTTAAGTTTCCTTAGCTTTAAGTCTCTCATTGAGTCTTTCATTGGTTCTTTCATTTTTTCACCCTCCTGTTATTTCTCCAAATAACCATTCTCGCGACAAAGTTCACGATGAAGGTGACAAGAAAGAGGACGATGGCAATAAGGCAAAGGGCCGAAAGATGAAGTTCTCCCTCAGCTTCAGCATACTCATTAGCGATAATACTGGCCATCGTTGCTCCTGGAGCAAAAAGTGACTTAGAAATAACTGGAGAGTTTCCAATGACCATAGCAACGGCCATGGTTTCTCCAAGGGCTCGACCAAGACCTAGAACGCAAGCTCCAAGAATTCCCGAGAGGGAAGGCTTAAGGATTGCAATCTTGATCATTTCAAACTTTGTGGCCCCAAGACCTAGTGCCGCTTCCTTTTGTAAGGGCGATATGGCCTTGAAAACTTCCCTTGTTAATGAAGTAATCGTCGGCGTAATCATAATGGCCAAAATAATTCCAGCTGTTAAAAGTCCGATTCCAAAACTTGGTCCCTGAAACAAGGGAAGAAAGCCAAGAGTCGTCTTGAGAAAGGGAGTTAAACTATTTTTTACCCATGGTGCGAGATAGAAAAGACCCCATAGACCAAAGACAATACTTGGAATTGCTGCAATAAGCTCAACAAGAAGTCCTAGAAACTTTGCTAGAGCACCTCTTAAAACAACAGTTAAAAACAAGGCCATGGCAATACTCAAAGGAGCA encodes:
- a CDS encoding enolase C-terminal domain-like protein, with the translated sequence MKWNIRPIELKLKFDWKISRSTSLEKKNFIIEIEEGDYKAFGEIAPNLHFEETPERVIEEFELFLNEKPEKFESIEELTKFLKSCSYCNALKFGLESAFVDYIARISDLSKHRLLGTNTISQIETSFSVPIMEKEKVESFIATHDLNRFSSLKIKVEKVEDSTFVHEVLTHYQGRIRIDGNECFKSAHEVIEFLKGFDYSRLDFIEQPLPASAHEEALDLKEVAPVLIFADESITNNEITDYYKERFHGVNIKLMKAGSYFQALKQLRRAKEMGLKTMLGCMIESSLGISHAFAIAEGFDYIDLDGSLLHEGDEFGLITEEKGRLFSSELH
- a CDS encoding lytic transglycosylase domain-containing protein; its protein translation is MRHIKIVGLSLLVASCSGIQPKKPGSQNYVTKSEIREIIQDAMRPQSVAVATQNTVSKPASKEVEENEPEEQAFDVDNTESGTTHFDPKNELNLEYSPKLFNFWVNYFTKREKKRFARHMRNGQLYREIVRETFKKHGLPEDLFFVGLIESGFNTHIRSHASAVGPWQFIRGTALRYGLRVERSVDERSNIHKASEAAAGYFKDLYNIFGSWELALCAYNAGEYRIINAIRKGNTRDYRELVRKKLIPKETIYYVPKVAAAREIYNNLSKYKFTNITNDGTIFTESEIQTISGSFDLKSLASHLGLSYNEMRKLNPDFKYRQVRSRRGKVRVVVPKNKVERVASFSPKKGRFYTDLPEYHYVKRGESLYSIAKRYGTSIKTLKRSNGLKKSFIYTGQKLILPGSDSSSPKKVAKIKVHRVRSGESLTVLAKKYGTSVSKIKSINRLKRNTLYKGEKLRVPASTVSHETYVVRRGDNLFKIARKFRTSIQKIASINSLKNNRIYSGQRLFIPRG
- a CDS encoding glycosyltransferase family 4 protein, with the protein product MKIGYDGKRAFHNFRGLGNYSRLMIEGLDQFAPQNQYHLFTPDFKSKRAMDWQKSLSDQVITHTPKTFLSKISQSLWRRSQLAYLSESLELDIFHGLSHELPIGIERTKVKSVVSMHDLIFMRYPEFFPWIDRFTYKRKFTHSVEVADCVLAICEQTKRDLIEFLNVPESKIKVHYQSCDPHFYNRVSDEFKEDVRKKYELPRSYILSVGAIEQRKNALSLVKAFDKVKNKINEDLVLVGNGKAYKEQIVDYISKNNLENRVRILHGIPFSELPAFYQMAKLFCFPSHFEGFGIPLIESLFGGTPVLTSMGSCFPETVGEDQLFIDPNRIESIEDGLLQLLTNEDLRLEKLSLGMKHVEKFRIENTTKKLLDLYREV
- a CDS encoding ExbD/TolR family protein, which produces MRKRTREVLPPDITPMIDVVFLLLIFFMTSTVFKKDELALLLNLPKASKGESVETKKENIYIELSEKEIAYNGAKMPLEQIDSKLKDVTKKDTPIELRVDKNVRYERVVILLDKLKANNLANISLITEN
- a CDS encoding MotA/TolQ/ExbB proton channel family protein, yielding MRVIDYIHQGGVIMYILLALNIVGLAIMLTKFIIFAKEKKMTEQISDDLGKRVRDDYESKDSNSIIEVAKQELQTYISNMERGLNTVKIIASISPLLGLLGTVLGVLIAFRVMSQTGLNNPSSFAQGISMALITTVGGMIVAIPHYIGHNYLIGMLDNLETTLEKKIIKKVL
- a CDS encoding CBS domain-containing protein, with protein sequence MITIEQVMTEAPLSVASGQSLSFALEKMKEHNVRHLPVMEGGKLTGMLSERDIRFIESYEKIDLKDLKVDDAYTDDPYTVIKEALVKDVCKDMAEKKLSSAMVVQNGQLIGIFTWIDALKVIQNHL
- a CDS encoding HPF/RaiA family ribosome-associated protein, translated to MKVQVAYHGVDHSQALDFFVREKLDRAKKLFSRASDVDCVVARDGNNYSFSLHYKGHGLDEHVRAKGNSVHRSVSEGVHKLKNRLRGFKSKKHSHR
- a CDS encoding flagellin N-terminal helical domain-containing protein, with the protein product MKVNTNPLSLLAQRRLGQVARRQEEESLRLSSGNRVYRAAFDPAGLAISAKLNAKSVSNLQAQRNVNDGVSLLQVAEGTLDTLHKIGGRLRELAMQAANDTVGVHEREIANREFVSLKDEVKRLTSSTKFNGNHILNGKGSVYDIQIGVNNNNREDRVSYNLEDVLKSANNFGLASVNITSKVGAQNSFRAIDGMLEEISSSRAKLGSAMNRMTSSLNNLQIHRENVEKSKSKIQDADVAKEASDHAKDEIIKNATLDMLRLVNQSPSHVAKLLG
- a CDS encoding ATP-binding protein — encoded protein: MPQLEQLLNGEQTKQKLPWKFFRKIALIQIITAVLIILVTAGVARYYLKNYITNQSIEQLEDSLQLIKQSFYYSDLNPRVWCSELSEKNDNRVTLINTLGVVMCDSKVTRSHLNNHEDRPEFIEALNKGKGSSVRYSDTMKDQRIYSAIRLRNASNQEYILRLSFPLAKLHEAVAKLDMIIILFLLPVLIAIAVISLYGSLKASTPLQKILSKISTTDKEINENSHYDDEWELISKTIDSTQWDRNRLSFKLNREYVIKTSLLESISESILAVRHDGKILFANKHFIKNFLPVEHLGMGPDELRKNSLQDYFNHEDINMLINESIEKKSTNHLNSTLLQIKGKKHDAYFDITVSPISISEDNIYGVVCVFREVTDRILTEQMRENFVANVSHEVRTPLTAMKGYVQTLKQFGMQNEELANECMSKIEHNSDRLTHLFSDILNLSVIESKGKIDKSDIPLPEITEQVISNVRQSYRDKEVTIDTHYEADSIFANAALLEQVITNLVENAYKYIGDSGEIKISWTQKVDEQFRYIILKISDNGPGIEKKHHERLFERFYRVDEARDRKSGGTGLGLSIVKHIVGKHKGEIKVESEIGKGTSFTATFPQYLS
- a CDS encoding response regulator transcription factor; the encoded protein is MKHVLIVEDEKDISDLLKIQLLTTGSKVTVISDGAEALSYIQSDEEDIDLFILDRMLPGTNGLEICKFLRMYQRTKKKPILMVTALTKPEQIVEGLDAGADDYITKPFDINVLMARVRSLSRRVDHIKSIEQKPTDESVLQIQELKIDTNQCKVWLEGNEVELTLSEYKLLCTFMKEPGKVMTRNQLVSEIQDGPVHVTDRTIDTHIFGLRKKLGPYSKIVETIRGIGYRVSSDFKE